A segment of the Streptomyces pactum genome:
GGGCACTGGACCGCTCACACTATCCGTCCAGTTCGGTGCCGAACGACACCGGTGCCACATGCGGAACCCCTACAACAGGGCAATCCCTACTATTTTCCTGAACTCCTACCATCGGTACGGCTCGTACACGTCCATGCACTTCTCGGTGTCCGAGCCGTTGATCGCGTCGCTGCTGTCCGGCAGGTCTCCGGCCTCGGGCTTCTCCTGTTCCGGGTACGACGCGCCCGAGCGCCAGTCCGCTCCCACGACGAGCGTGATCCCGGACACGTCCGCCGACTGCCGCACCGCGTTCGCCGGAATTCCCAGCGCCTCGGCGACCCGCCGGGCGTCGCCCGCCGACTCGGCGCTCGGATATCGGACCACGGTCTTGTCCTCGGAGAGTGCGGCCGAGGTGTCCGTCGTCGCCTTGCCGAAGCCCTTCTGCACCAGCGTCCGGGCGACCGAGCCCGCACGGCCGGTGACCGGACCGAGGGTGGTGGAGCGCGTGGCGTTCCGGACGGTGACGCCGATCTCGGAGTCGGGAGCGGCGGAGTCCTCGGTGGGCTTCTCGCCGGACTCCTTCCCGCTGTCCTTCCCGGCGTCCTTTCCGGTGTCCTCTCCCGTGGCGCCCTTGCCGCCGCCCTTGCCGCCCTTGTCGTCGAAGGACACGTCGTCGCGGAGCATCGCCCACACCTTCTCCGCGTCGGCGCCGGCCGGGAGCAGGTGGTTCTTGTTCCGGTCGTCCTGGACGGTGGGCATCGTCGTCATGGTGATGCGGTCCGTCGGTACCGTCTTGAGCTGCATCCCCAGGTCGTACAGCTTCTTGACCGTGCCGATCTCCTCGGAGACCGTCAGCGACTTCGTGGCCGCCTCGGCCAGGTTCATCAGCCTGCCCGTGTCGGTGAAGACGTTCTGCTGCTTCAGAGTGCGGATCATCGAGGTCATGTACATGTGCTGGGCCTCGGCGCGTCCCAGGTCGCTGAAGAAGGCGTGACGCGTGCGCAGCCACTGGAGCGCCTGCTCGCCCTGCACCTTGTGCCGGCCGGCCTTCATCTTCAGACCCGAGCCGCCGGGCACGCCGGGCAGCGGGCGGTCCCACACGTTCTGTCGCACACAGACCTCGACCCCGCCCACGGCGTCCGCCATCGACACGACGCCCGCGAAGTCGATCGTCATCCAGTGGTCGATGTAGACGCCGGTGAGGTTCTCCCAGGTGGCCAGGGTGCAGCCGGCGCCGCCGCGGCCCAGCGACTCGTTGATGATCGTGTTGGTCGCCGGGTACTTCTCGCCCGTTTCCGGGTCGGTGCACTCGGGGATGTCGACCCGGGTGTCGCGGGGGACGCTCACGACCGCGGCGCTCTTGCGGTCCGCGGCCAGGTGGATCAGCATCTGCACATCGCCGAGCGGCGGGTTGTCGCGGTGATTCCTGCCCCCGCCCAGCGCCACGTTGGCGTCGGAGGCACGGCTGTCGGAGCCGATCAGCAGGATGTTGAGGGGAGTCTGCCCGGCGGCGTTCGGCTCGGGCTTGTCCGCCTTGGAGTCGCCGCTGCTGCGCTCGCCCTTCTCGATGTTGCCGTTCAGGTGCTCGTAATAGAGGTATCCGGCGCCCGCCGTCCCGAGTATCAGCACCGCGAGGGTGGACGCGGACCAGCGGAGCGCGCGGTGCCGGCGTCCGGCGCGCCGTCGCCCGGACCGCCTGCCGTCGCCGCCCTGCTCCCCCCGCCCGCCCGCGCCCGAGCCGCCTCCGCCCGGGGCGCCGCCCCTGGCGCCCGGGGTGTGCCGGACGGCGCCCGGCCGTGTCCCCTCCCCTTGCACACTGCTCTGCGTCATGCCTCTCCCCACCCGCGGGCCCCTGCACGTCCCCGTGCGCGCTACCTGTTCGCACAGTTGGACGCCCGGACCCCCTCGTTGGCTGTACGGCGGTCCCGACGGATTGCTCGCGCGTCCCGGAGGGCTACTCCTGTCCCAGCCGTCTCCCGGGCGCAGCAACGGACTGTCGTACTGTCAGACGCACGTGGAGCCCGTCAGGTCACTTCGCGCACGCGACCTTGTCCGCCGTGGACTTCCGGGCCTCTTCGGGCGCCTTCGCGGAGGCGGCGTCGAGTTTGACCCCCGCGCCCTTGAAGTCCTTGCCGAGGGTGAGGGTCATGGTGGGCAGGCCCTGGGCGTTGGTGACGCTCTCGCCGGGCTTCATGGCGGCGCCGGACAGGCCGAGGATCTCGGCGAGGGCGCGGGCCTGGGCTGCCTGGTCGGGGGCGTACTCGAGGGTGGTCCTGGCGACGTCGGCCGGGGCGTTCCCGCCGTTCTCGGACTTGGTGACACCGGCCTCGGTCTGGAGGTAGGTCAACTCCCGCTGGGCGCTGCCGCCGGAGGCGCCGCCGTTGAGGACGCGGACGCGGATCTCGGAGGGTTCGGACTTCTCGCCCTCGAGGCGGGCGGCGACGGCGGCCTTCTCCTTCTTCTCCTTCTCCGACTCCTTCTTCCTGACCTCGGTGAAGGAGACGTCGTTCCTGATCATGTCGAAGACCTGCTGGGCGGGCTCCTCCTGGAGGACGACGGTCGCCTTGACCTTCTCGGCCGGGTTGTCCTTCACCGGCACCGTGGCGAAGGTCAGGTTCTTGGTGTTGAGCTTGCCCAGCTCCAGCCCGAGGTCCTTCAGCTTGCCGATGTCGTCCAGCTTGGAGTCGACGGTCAGTGCCTCGGTCGCCGCCTCGGCCAGTTTCACCATCTTCGACGGGCTGGTGAGGGTGTCGTTGGACTTGAGCTTGCGCATCAGGGCGCTGAGGAACTGCTGCTGGATCTCGATGCGGCTCAGGTCGCCGCCGAATCCCACGGAGTGCCGGGTGCGCACGAA
Coding sequences within it:
- a CDS encoding LCP family protein is translated as MTQSSVQGEGTRPGAVRHTPGARGGAPGGGGSGAGGRGEQGGDGRRSGRRRAGRRHRALRWSASTLAVLILGTAGAGYLYYEHLNGNIEKGERSSGDSKADKPEPNAAGQTPLNILLIGSDSRASDANVALGGGRNHRDNPPLGDVQMLIHLAADRKSAAVVSVPRDTRVDIPECTDPETGEKYPATNTIINESLGRGGAGCTLATWENLTGVYIDHWMTIDFAGVVSMADAVGGVEVCVRQNVWDRPLPGVPGGSGLKMKAGRHKVQGEQALQWLRTRHAFFSDLGRAEAQHMYMTSMIRTLKQQNVFTDTGRLMNLAEAATKSLTVSEEIGTVKKLYDLGMQLKTVPTDRITMTTMPTVQDDRNKNHLLPAGADAEKVWAMLRDDVSFDDKGGKGGGKGATGEDTGKDAGKDSGKESGEKPTEDSAAPDSEIGVTVRNATRSTTLGPVTGRAGSVARTLVQKGFGKATTDTSAALSEDKTVVRYPSAESAGDARRVAEALGIPANAVRQSADVSGITLVVGADWRSGASYPEQEKPEAGDLPDSSDAINGSDTEKCMDVYEPYRW